CAGCGCCGCCACGCTTGGCGGCGCTTCCGGGAACCAGTTGGTGCTGTAACCGGCGCAAGGGCCGCTCCGGCGGCCCCGCAACGGTGGCAGCTTCCGGGTTGGGGGCCGGTCCTTCGGGGCCGGCCCCTTCTGTTTGGAGTGCCTTCGGGTAGCGGAACGGCGAGGGGAGGGGGCTTAGAAGCCGCCCTCCAGCAGCTCGCGCAGGTATTCGGCATAGCTGCTACGGCCCATGCCGTCGGCCAAGCGCGCCAGGTCCTCGGCGCCGATGAAGCCCATGCGCCAAGCGATCTCCTCCAGGCAGGCGATGCTCAGGCCCTGGCGGCGCTGCACCGCGCGCACGAACTCGCCGGCTTCCATCAGGCTGTCGTGGGTGCCGGTGTCGAACCAGCAGTAGCCGCGGCCCAGCTTTTCCACCCGCAGCTTGCCGCGGGCCAGGTAGGCGGCGTTCACGTCGGTGATCTCGTACTCCCCCCGGGCCGACGGCACCAGGCCGGCGGCGATGTCCACCACCTCGTTGTCGTAGAAGTACAGGCCGGTCACCGCCCACCGGGACCGCGGCGCGCGGGGCTTTTCCTCCAGCCGGACGGCGCGGCCCTGGGCGTCGAACTCCACCACGCCATAGCGTTCCGGGTCGCGCACGGGATAGGCGAAGACCGTGGCGCCCTCGTTGGCCGCGGCGGCGGCCTGCACCATCCGGCCCATGCCATCGCCGTAGAAGATGTTGTCGCCCAGCGCCAGTGCGCACGACGACCGGCCCACGAAATTGCGGCCGATGGTGAAGGCCTGGGCCAGCCCCTCGGGGCGGGGCTGCACGGCGTAGGAGATGTCGATGCCCCACTGCGACCCGTCACCCAGCACGGCCCGGAAGGCCGTCTGGTCGTGGGGCGTCGTGATCAGCAGCACCTCGCGCACGCCTGCCAGCATCAGCGTGCTGAGCGGGTAGTAGATCATGGGTTTGTCGTAGACGGGCAGAAGCTGCTTGCTCACCCCGCGGGTCAGCGGATGAAGGCGCGTCCCCGCCCCGCCCGCAAGCACGATCCCCTTCATTCCGGCCCCACTCGCTGCAACCCGACCTCGCCTTACCATGAACGCGCGGTGGGTGGTAATTCTTCCAGGTGGGTTTCGCGGGGCTAGTGTCCGCGGGTCAAGGTGAACAGCGTGATTTCACCCGGGCAGTTCCAGCGCAGCGGGATGCCGGAGGTCCCGGCGCCGCGGCTGGTGTAGCCGTGCATCCCATCCAGCCGCCACGTTCCGGCCGCAAGCCGCTTGCAGCGGTGCAGGTGGGTCGTCAACGGCCGCCCCAGCACCGGGCGCAACTGGCCACCATGGGTGTGGCCGCAGAGGTAGAGGTGGTATCCGGCCGCCGCGGCTTCGGGGGCCAGTTCCGGGGAATGGACCAGGGCGATGCCCACCTCGTCCAAGGTGGATTCCGGCGGATCCAGGGCCGTCACGGCGGCTTCCGTGAAGAACCGGTGCACGTCGTCGACACCCGCCACCAGCAGGCGCGCACGGCCCAGGCGGATGCGCACGGATTCGTTCACCAACAGCCGCACGCCCAAACGCTCGATCGGCCCGGCCATGTCGTGGGTGTCGTGGTTCCCCAGCACGCCTAGCCAGCCGTCACGCGGCCGGATGCCCTTGGTCACGCGCGCCAGGTCCCGCAGGACGGCGGTCTCGCGGAACGGGCCACGGCCGGCAAAGCGGTAGTCCCCGCCGAACAGGCCCAGATCCACCGGCTCGCCTCCCACCGCCTGGACGATGGCCTCGGCCAAGCCGGGCAGCCCGTCGAAGTGCGGATCGCTGACGTGGAGGATGCGGTAGCCCTCCAACTCGTTCGGCAGGTTGGACAGCCGCACCGCGTGCCGCACCAGCTCGACCCGTGCGGCCGCGCGGCTGGCGGGACCATGGAACCCGAACGCCCGCATCGTCATCCGGGCGCCCATCATCACCAGCTCGCGCACGCGCCCGCCGGCGTCCGAGACCAACCCGTCCGGCGTCGAATGGATGAAGGGCGATTGCTCCAGCGTCTGTCGCCGCTCCTGCCAACGGGCCCGGTGGCGGGGGTCGGGGGAGGGGAAGTCGCTGCGCTCGTGGTAGCGGACGAGGGTCGCTCGCATCTCGACTTGCTGGCTCCGGTGTTGGCGGCGGGGAGAGGCGGGTGTGCTTGATAAAGGTACGGCGGCTGCTATGGTGCAGCGCACTCAATCCTATCGGCCCATGGTTAATAAGAGATGGCGACGCACGCAGGCGGGCAAGAAGGCGCCGGTCTCAGCTTCCAGGACCTGATCTTCCGGCTTCAAACCTATTGGTCGGAGAATGGGTGCCTGATCCTTCAGCCCTATGACATGGAGGTGGGGGCGGGCACCTTCCACCCGGCGACCACGCTGCGGTCGCTGGGGCCGGACCCCTGGCGCGCCGCCTATGTGCAGCCGTCCCGCCGTCCCAAGGACGGGCGGTACGGCGAAAATCCCAACCGCCTTCAGCACTACTACCAGTTCCAGGTGATCCTGAAGCCGTCGCCGGCCGACAGCCAGGACCTGTACCTGGGCAGCCTGAAGGCCATCGGCCTGGACCCGGAGCTGCACGACCTGCGCTTCGTCGAGGACGACTGGGAAAGCCCCACGCTGGGCGCCTGGGGCCTGGGGTGGGAGGTCTGGTGCGACGGGATGGAGGTGTCGCAGTACACCTACTTCCAGCAGGTGGGCGGCATCGAGTGCGCGCCGGTCTCCACCGAGATCACCTACGGCCTCGAACGGCTGTGCATGTACCTGCAGAACATCGAGAACGTGTACGACCTGCGCTTCAACGAGGCCGGGGTGAAATACGGCGACGTGTTCCTGCGGGCCGAGCGCGAATTCTCGGCCTTCAACTTCGAGCACGCCGACACCGAACAGCTCTTCCGCCAGTTCGAGGACGCCGAGCGCGAGTGCAAGGCACTGCTGGCGCAGAACCTTGCGCTGCCGGCCTACGACCAGTGCATCAAGGCGTCCCACCGTTTCAACCTGTTGGACGCGCGCGGCGTCATCAGCGTGGTCGAACGTGCGGCCTACATCGGCCGGGTGCGTGCCCTGGCCAAGGCCTGCTGCGAAACCTGGATCGCCAATTCCGCTGCCGCGAAAGCCGCCTGACATGTCCGAATTCCTGCTGGAGCTGCGTTCCGAGGACATCCCCGCCCGCATGCAGGCGCGTGCGGCCGAGGATCTGAAGGGGCTGGTGCTGGACGGGCTGAAGGCGGCCGGGCTCGAATGGTCGTCGGCCTCCGCCCACGCCACGCCGCGCCGTCTGGCCGTGGTGGTGGACGGGCTGCCCGCCCGCACCGCCGATGTGCGCGAGGAGCGCCGCGGTCCGCGCGACGGTGCCCCCGAACAGGCGATCCAGGGCTTCCTGAAGGCGAACGGCCTGACCCGTCTCGACCAGTGCGAAAAGCGGGACACCGGCAAGGGCGTGTTCTGGTTTGCCCACATCGAC
This sequence is a window from Azospirillaceae bacterium. Protein-coding genes within it:
- the rfbA gene encoding glucose-1-phosphate thymidylyltransferase RfbA, with protein sequence MKGIVLAGGAGTRLHPLTRGVSKQLLPVYDKPMIYYPLSTLMLAGVREVLLITTPHDQTAFRAVLGDGSQWGIDISYAVQPRPEGLAQAFTIGRNFVGRSSCALALGDNIFYGDGMGRMVQAAAAANEGATVFAYPVRDPERYGVVEFDAQGRAVRLEEKPRAPRSRWAVTGLYFYDNEVVDIAAGLVPSARGEYEITDVNAAYLARGKLRVEKLGRGYCWFDTGTHDSLMEAGEFVRAVQRRQGLSIACLEEIAWRMGFIGAEDLARLADGMGRSSYAEYLRELLEGGF
- a CDS encoding metallophosphoesterase encodes the protein MRATLVRYHERSDFPSPDPRHRARWQERRQTLEQSPFIHSTPDGLVSDAGGRVRELVMMGARMTMRAFGFHGPASRAAARVELVRHAVRLSNLPNELEGYRILHVSDPHFDGLPGLAEAIVQAVGGEPVDLGLFGGDYRFAGRGPFRETAVLRDLARVTKGIRPRDGWLGVLGNHDTHDMAGPIERLGVRLLVNESVRIRLGRARLLVAGVDDVHRFFTEAAVTALDPPESTLDEVGIALVHSPELAPEAAAAGYHLYLCGHTHGGQLRPVLGRPLTTHLHRCKRLAAGTWRLDGMHGYTSRGAGTSGIPLRWNCPGEITLFTLTRGH
- a CDS encoding glycine--tRNA ligase subunit alpha; translation: MATHAGGQEGAGLSFQDLIFRLQTYWSENGCLILQPYDMEVGAGTFHPATTLRSLGPDPWRAAYVQPSRRPKDGRYGENPNRLQHYYQFQVILKPSPADSQDLYLGSLKAIGLDPELHDLRFVEDDWESPTLGAWGLGWEVWCDGMEVSQYTYFQQVGGIECAPVSTEITYGLERLCMYLQNIENVYDLRFNEAGVKYGDVFLRAEREFSAFNFEHADTEQLFRQFEDAERECKALLAQNLALPAYDQCIKASHRFNLLDARGVISVVERAAYIGRVRALAKACCETWIANSAAAKAA